GATGAACAGCTGCAGCTGGTCTTGAAGAATACGCGCGGCCACAGCCACAGCATCCTCTGGGGCGATGACCCCATTGGTCTCCACATTGAGGAGGAGCTTGTCGTAGTTGGTCACCTGTCCAACACGCGTTGGCTCCACCTTGTAGGAAACGCGCTTGACGGGAGAGTAGATCGCATCCACTGGAATCAAGCCAATGGGCGCCTCTTCTGGGCGGTTCTCAGCGGCAGGCACATAGCCCTTGCCAGCGTCAACGATGAATTCCATGTTGAATTTGACGTCATCATCCAAAGTGCAGATGACAAGGTCAGGATTCATGATCTCGATGTCAGGGCCAGTTTGAATCTGAGAAGCTTTCACTTCCCCAGGCCCAGTAGCGCTGAGGGACATGCGCTTGGGGCCTTCGCCATGCATGCGCAAAGCCAGTTGCTTAACGTTGAGGACAATGTCAGTCACATCCTCACGCACACCTGAAACAGCCTGGAACTCGTGAAGAACGCCATCAATCTGAATGGCGGTAACAGCTGCCCCTTGTAATGATGACAGCAAAACACGGCGCAGGGCATTGCCCAGGGTCAGACCAAAACCACGCTCAAGGGGTTCTGCCACAACCGTTGCTTTCTGGGCAGGGTTGGAGCCAGGTTCAACCGCAAGCTTCTCGGGCCTAATGAGGGACTGCCAGTTTTTCTGGAGAGCCAAGGTCATAGCCTTTCAAACTACGAAACCCACCGTGAAACGGGGGTGCCCGGCCCACCAGGTGTGGCGGGCCGGATTTCGGTGACGGCAGAGAAAACAGGAAACTTACAGGAGTGCATCCGCTGCCGTGATGCTCGCCTGCGAACGGGCAGACGCCTCAGACGCGGCGGCGTTTACGCGGACGGCAACCATTGTGGGGGACTGGGGTCACGTCACGGATGGACGTGATGGTAAAACCCACAGCCTGAAGAGCGCGCAGCGCGCTCTCACGCCCTGAACCGGGCCCGGAAACCTCAATCTCAAGGGTTTCCATGCCGTGCTCACGGGCCTTACGGCCAGCATCCTCAGCGGCCACCTGGGCAGCATAAGGGGTGGACTTGCGTGACCCCTTGAAGCCCTGCGCGCCGGAGGAAGACCATGAAATGGCATTTCCCTGTGCATCGGAAATAGTGATCATGGTGTTGTTAAAGGTGGAAAGGACGTGTGCAACGCCCGAAATGATGTTTTTGCGTTCCTTCCGGCGGACGCGGGGTGTGGCTGCCTTGGCCATGGTAATATGTCGTTCCCTGATTCGCTGTGAAGCCGGCTTCTGTTAAACCGGCGAACATTTCCTGCACCAAAAAGGCAAATCTGGCCAGGGCTGCCAAAGCAACCCATGCCAGACTGCGGTTTTAGCGGGTGGCTTTCTTCTTGCCGGCAATCGCCACGGCCTTACCCTTGCGGGTACGGGCGTTAGTGTGGGTGCGCTGGCCATGAACGGGCAAGCCACGACGGTGGCGCAGGCCACGGTAGCAGCCCAGATCCATCAAGCGCTTGATGTTCATAGCCGTCTCACGGCGCAGGTCACCTTCAACGTTGTAGTCAGCGTCAATGCGTTCGCGAATGGCGCTCACCTGCGCGTCAGAAAGCTCGTTGACGCGGGTGGGGGCTGGAATTTCAAGCGCTTCGCAAATGGCTTCCGCGCTTGCAGGGCCAATGCCATAGACATAAGTGAGGCCCACGACCACGCGTTTGTTGGTCGGAATGTTTACGCCGGCAATACGTGCCACGTTGTCTCTCCCATGGACGCAACCAGTTATACGGGCGCGCCTCTTCCTGTTTTATAGTCCGAAAATCACCAGAAAACCGGCAATTTCCTTGCGCCCATGAAGGACGCTTGCCACCCAGCCATTGCCAGGTGACCTGTTCCCTGCCGCCACAATGGATGGCTTCTCCGTGGAGAGGCCAGATATACCGCAGCGGCTCATAAGTCAAACCGAACGGGCCATTTTTTGGTGAAGAACGTTAATGCAATACCATCATGGCTTAGCTTAACATGTTTTTTCACCAAAGCTCCAGGGGAACCTTGCCGTTCTTGCCTGCCTGCTCAAGCGTGGGGCTTTTGCAGCCCTGGCTGGTTCAGAATAGCAGCGATATGGCTTGCCACCACATCAACGGGCTTCATGCCATCCACTCGCTTCAAGCGCCCTTCCTTTTCGTAATAAGGCAGGATGGGGGCTGTCTGCTTCTTGTAGGTGGCCAAACGCTTTTTGACCACCTCAGGCTCATCGTCAGCGCGCCGCGACCCATCCTCACCACGCCGACTGCCCAAACGCTTGATCAAGGCCTCCTCATCGACATCAAGCAATATAACTGCACTGATGCTCAAGCCACGATCAGCCAGCATCGTGTCAAGTTCAGCCGCCTGCGCTTCTGTGCGTGGGAAACCATCCAGAATGAAGCCTTTTTTGCAGTCTGGCTCCCCAATGCGCTTGGCGATAAGGGCAATCATGATGTGGTCAGGGACGTAATGCCCCCCTTCCATAAGGGCCTTGACCTCCCGCCCTAACGGAGAATCCATTTTAACTTCGGCCCGAAGCATGTCCCCTGTAGAGATCTGCTTCAAGCCCCTTTCCTGCTCCAGCAGCTTGGCTTGGGTTCCCTTGCCGGCGCCCGGTGGCCCCAAAAGAATGATGTTCATGGTTTTCCCCCTGTGATTCGGCGCCGTGTGGCGGTGGTGCGCGCCCGCCCGCCCCTGCCACGCTGGCGGTTGATCAACCCCTGGTACTGGTGGCCCACCAGATGGGATTTAATTTGCGTCACTGTGTCAATCGTCACTGACACGATGATGATTAGGCTGGTCCCACCAAAATAGAACGGCACATGGTAACGGTTGATCAGGAATTGTGGCAGCAAGCATACCGCCACCATGTAAAGCGCGCTGATGCCCGTCAGGCGCGACAGAATGCGGTCAAGATAATGGGCTGTGGCGCTGCCTGGGCGCACGCCTGGAATGAATCCGCCCTGCTTGCGCAAATTCTCAGCTGTTTCATCCGGATTGAAGGTAACGGCCGCATAGAAGTACGAGAAAAACACAATCATGACGGCATAAAGGATCATGTATAGCGGCTGGCCTTGGGACAACCACTGGCCCACCTTGCCCATGACGCCTGTCGTGCTGTGCGTGAACCCCGACAGCGTGGCCGGGATCAACAACACAGATGAAGCGAAAATGGGCGGAATGACGCCCGCTGTGTTGACTTTGAGGGGCAGATGCGTGGTGTCGCCCCCATAAACCCGCGTTCCCACCATGCGTTTGGGGTATTGGATGGTCACGCGGCGCTGGGCCAGCTCCATAAATACAATAAAGCCC
The sequence above is drawn from the Formicincola oecophyllae genome and encodes:
- a CDS encoding DNA-directed RNA polymerase subunit alpha gives rise to the protein MALQKNWQSLIRPEKLAVEPGSNPAQKATVVAEPLERGFGLTLGNALRRVLLSSLQGAAVTAIQIDGVLHEFQAVSGVREDVTDIVLNVKQLALRMHGEGPKRMSLSATGPGEVKASQIQTGPDIEIMNPDLVICTLDDDVKFNMEFIVDAGKGYVPAAENRPEEAPIGLIPVDAIYSPVKRVSYKVEPTRVGQVTNYDKLLLNVETNGVIAPEDAVAVAARILQDQLQLFINFDEPRQVQHEEPQDDLPFSRHLLRKVDELELSVRSANCLKNDNIVYIGDLVQKTEQEMLRTPNFGRKSLNEIKEVLTGMGLSLGMNVPEWPPESIEDLTRRLDENF
- the rpsK gene encoding 30S ribosomal protein S11, giving the protein MAKAATPRVRRKERKNIISGVAHVLSTFNNTMITISDAQGNAISWSSSGAQGFKGSRKSTPYAAQVAAEDAGRKAREHGMETLEIEVSGPGSGRESALRALQAVGFTITSIRDVTPVPHNGCRPRKRRRV
- the rpsM gene encoding 30S ribosomal protein S13, with translation MARIAGVNIPTNKRVVVGLTYVYGIGPASAEAICEALEIPAPTRVNELSDAQVSAIRERIDADYNVEGDLRRETAMNIKRLMDLGCYRGLRHRRGLPVHGQRTHTNARTRKGKAVAIAGKKKATR
- a CDS encoding adenylate kinase, coding for MNIILLGPPGAGKGTQAKLLEQERGLKQISTGDMLRAEVKMDSPLGREVKALMEGGHYVPDHIMIALIAKRIGEPDCKKGFILDGFPRTEAQAAELDTMLADRGLSISAVILLDVDEEALIKRLGSRRGEDGSRRADDEPEVVKKRLATYKKQTAPILPYYEKEGRLKRVDGMKPVDVVASHIAAILNQPGLQKPHA